TCGTTCTGTTTGGCGTCTGAATGAAAAATCAGGCTTTTACACGGCGTTTCTAAGCTGATTTTTTAACAATTTTACAAACCGCCTATTCCGCCGCCTCGCGATGCACCTCGATGCCCGCCAGATACTTCTCCGCCTCCAGCGCGGCCATGCAGCCGAGGCCCGCCGCCGTCACCGCCTGGCGGTAGACATCGTCGGTCACGTCGCCCGCCGCGAACACGCCGGGCACGTCGGTGCGGGTCGAATTCGGCGCCGTCCACAGATAGCCGTTCGGCTTCTGCTTCAGCTTGCCGACGAACAGCTCGACCGCCGGCGCATGGCCGATCGCCACGAACACGCCATCGACCCTGAGGTGCGTTTCGGCACCGGTCACCGCGTGCTTGAGCTTGAGCCCTTCGACGGAAGGCGGCAACGGCGCCTTGCCGGGGCGCCCGGTGATCTCGTCGACGATCGTGTCCCAGATGACGCGGACATTGTCCTTCTGCAGCAGCCGCTCGCGCAGGATGCGCTCGGCGCGGAAGTCCGAGCGCCTGTGGATGACCGTCACGCTCTTGGCGAGGTTCGACAGATAGAGCGCCTCTTCCACCGCTGAATTGCCGCCGCCGACCACGGCGACATCCTTGCCGCGATAGAAGAAGCCGTCGCAGGTGGCGCAGGCCGAGACGCCGAAACCCATGAAGTCCTGTTCGGTCGGAATGCCCAGCCACTTGGCTTGCGCGCCGGTGGCGATAATCAGCGCGTCAGCGGTGTAGGTCGTGCCGGAATCGCCCTTGGCGCGGAACGGCCGCACGTTGAGATCGACCTCCGTGATGATGTCGTTGATGATGTCGGTGCCGACATGTTCGGCTTGCTTGAGCATCTGCTCCATCAGCCACGGCCCCTGGATCGGGTCGGCGAAGCCGGGATAGTTCTCGACATCGGTGGTGATCATCAGCTGGCCACCCTGCTGCAGGCCGGCGACCAGCATCGGCTTCAGCATTGCACGTGCGGCATAGACCGCCGCCGTATAGCCGGCCGGGCCGGAACCGATGATGAGAACGGGCGCGTGCTTGGTGGTCATTTGAAGCCTCTGCGGGGCAGACAGGGAGTGTGCCTTGGGAAATAGCATGGAATGTCGCGCCTAATGTAAGGGTTGCCAACCATGCCAGCAAGACGAACGGGCCGTCGTCCCCGGAAAGCTTCGGCCCGTGGGGTTATTCGCGCGATGGCCACTTTCGTTACCGATCAAAAATCGCGTTGATGAGGGCTGGCGCCAACACAAAAGTCGTTTAATTACAAAATCGCGAAAGATTCTTGCGCCGAGCTGAGACAGCCATGCCCCTAAAAGCCGACCTCGACGCCATCGACTGGAAGATCCTGCGCGAGTTGCAGGCGGACGGGCGCATGACCAATGTCGAGCTCTCGAACCGGGTCGGCATTTCGGCGCCGCCCTGCCTGCGCCGGGTCAAGCGGCTGGAGGAAACCGGCATCATCCGCGGCTATCGCGCGCTGCTCAATGCCCCGGCGCTCGGCCTCGACGTCGTTGCCTTCTGCCTAGTCGGGCTGCACCATCAGGCCGATGCCGAGCTTCGTACCTTTGCCGAGCGCACGCGCGGCTGGCCGATCGTGCGCGATGCCTGGATGGTGTCGGGCGAATCCGATTTCCTGCTGCACTGCGTGGCAAGCGACCTCGGCGCCTTCCAGACCTTTGTCATCGAGGAACTGACCTCGACACCGAATGTCGACACGGTGCGCACCGCGCTCACCATCCGACGGGTCAAGGATGAAGGGCTGGTCTCGTTCGAGCGATCGTGAGGCCAGGCGACCGCCTGCGCGCCTGCCCCCCGCGAATTCCTGGCCTTCGCCACACCGGCGCCGCGTTGGTGTTCGACAGACGCTCATGTACAAGGCTGGATCGCTCCGCCGACCTTCGCTGCGTGGTTGGTTTCTCAAGCAATTCCTGGAAAAATGTGTCACGGTTTTCCGCCCGGGACTGCGTAAGAACAGATAGCGCAAGCAGCGTTGTTCCGAGACGATCCGCCATGGAAGGGGACCATGACTCGATTTGCAAGCCCGGTCTCGGCGCTTATCATCTGCATGGACGAGGCCGATATGATCGGCCCGTGCCTGGAAAGCATCGATTTCTGCGCCGAGATCATCATCGTCGATTCCGGTTCGACGGACGGCACCGTCGAATGCGTGCAAAGCTATATCGCCAAGGGCTACCCGATAACGCTGCTGCACAATGACTGGCCGGGTTTTCCCCGTCAGCGGCAATTCGCGCTCGATCATGCCAATCAGCCCTGGTGTCTTTCCATCGATCCTGACGAGCGCGTCGACGACCGGCTGCGGCAGTCGATCGTGGCCATCACGCAATCGACCAACGGCAAGATCCGCGGCTGGTACATCCGCCGCCGAGACTGGCTGAAGGGCTACGGCTATGCGCACCGATGGGTGCTGCACAACAGGCTGATGCGGCTTTTCCGCCGCGAAGGCGCCATCATGGATCTCATCGCGCGGGTGCATGAATCCTTCGGAGTGCCGGGCGAAACCGGCACGATCGAGGACGGTTTCCTGCTGCATCGCCGCGAAATATCGGTCGAGGACGATCTTGCCCGGGCCAACGCCTATTCCAGCCTGAAGGCCGTCACGCTGGTCGAGAAGGGCAAGAAGCCCGGCCTGGTGCGGCTGGTGCTGTCACCGCTTGGCAACTTCCTCAAATTCTACCTGGCCAAGCGCTACTTCCTGTGCGGCCGGCACGGTTTCGTCTACTCGATGTCGGTGATGATCTATTCCTTCGCCACCGAGGCCAAGCTCTACGAAGCCTCGGAACGCCACGATCCTGTGTAAAGCGGCACGGTGCGCATGGCTTTGACCATCCGCTGCGTTAAGGACAGGGCCTTGTGGCGCTCGTCGGATGAACCTTAGGCCCTCCCAAGCTCAGCAACT
The genomic region above belongs to Mesorhizobium sp. B4-1-4 and contains:
- the trxB gene encoding thioredoxin-disulfide reductase yields the protein MTTKHAPVLIIGSGPAGYTAAVYAARAMLKPMLVAGLQQGGQLMITTDVENYPGFADPIQGPWLMEQMLKQAEHVGTDIINDIITEVDLNVRPFRAKGDSGTTYTADALIIATGAQAKWLGIPTEQDFMGFGVSACATCDGFFYRGKDVAVVGGGNSAVEEALYLSNLAKSVTVIHRRSDFRAERILRERLLQKDNVRVIWDTIVDEITGRPGKAPLPPSVEGLKLKHAVTGAETHLRVDGVFVAIGHAPAVELFVGKLKQKPNGYLWTAPNSTRTDVPGVFAAGDVTDDVYRQAVTAAGLGCMAALEAEKYLAGIEVHREAAE
- a CDS encoding Lrp/AsnC family transcriptional regulator, which codes for MPLKADLDAIDWKILRELQADGRMTNVELSNRVGISAPPCLRRVKRLEETGIIRGYRALLNAPALGLDVVAFCLVGLHHQADAELRTFAERTRGWPIVRDAWMVSGESDFLLHCVASDLGAFQTFVIEELTSTPNVDTVRTALTIRRVKDEGLVSFERS
- a CDS encoding glycosyltransferase family 2 protein, with the protein product MTRFASPVSALIICMDEADMIGPCLESIDFCAEIIIVDSGSTDGTVECVQSYIAKGYPITLLHNDWPGFPRQRQFALDHANQPWCLSIDPDERVDDRLRQSIVAITQSTNGKIRGWYIRRRDWLKGYGYAHRWVLHNRLMRLFRREGAIMDLIARVHESFGVPGETGTIEDGFLLHRREISVEDDLARANAYSSLKAVTLVEKGKKPGLVRLVLSPLGNFLKFYLAKRYFLCGRHGFVYSMSVMIYSFATEAKLYEASERHDPV